In the Necator americanus strain Aroian chromosome X, whole genome shotgun sequence genome, GCTATATGAGCGGCTATACTTGAAAGAATGAGATGAAGGTTCGTTTTCTGGTCTTCTGTGGAGGGGATCGTTATCGGGAAGGTTTCTTCtccaactacacgcttgaccctgttgGTGAGGAGATCTCATTGACCTCTGACTGATCGGTCGTGAAGGCGGCGTGTACACAAGGGTGGAGCATTTACACGTACTTCGTTGAAAGAAATGCAGTCTTCCACGCCGTGTTTCAAGATCATTAGGGGGGACTGAGCGGGGATACACCcagcttctgttgcaatgtgcAACCATTGCGTCCCGcccgtctgcgattcgtcgaacaCCCATTTGGACGAAGCCGTCATAACAAACAGCGTTGCTAGGACCTCCGTTTGCACTggtacagggagagatgaacggaatcagcgtcttccccacaatctacgacatTAGCATTAGCCGGCTGAAACCTGTAcctccccagattcgtggggtgatacctttaagtgTTCGTTAGtatatagaaaataatttgctGTGTGAAGGTTGTGGTACTCATCAACTAACAGTTCAGGCATCTGCTAAGTCACTATCTAGTTTGAATTGTCAGCATCAACGATGTAAACCATGAACTTCGCTTGCCTTCTTTTTAAAGCAGCATTGCAACACTTCATTCAACACCACATTTGGAATACTGGCTGGTAGACACACTGTCTGAAATGATCGAATATCATCAACAAAAGCATGAAAAAACTGCTGTGGAAATGTTTGGTAAAGTGTTCATTACGAAGCGGCATCCATAATATCCATAATTTAATATCCATCGTACAACGAAATGACAGGTCTACACATTTCGAATTTACGTTTTCAGACTATACACAATCTTAGACTTTTTACAGGATTTCCTAGTTACTTCGCgtgttacatttttttcgttctgtaTATGTTTCAGGAACGTTTGAGGTCTGGGAGTGCAAAATAAACAAGCGAAAGCAGCAGAATGACAATGAAGTAACGATCGTCGAGCCGTTTTTTGTTGGTTTGAGAGCATATGTGATTTTGCATTGAGAAGAAGCTACACAGATTGTAGGAGAATAATCAGAatgaaggtaaaaaaaagcatcagcTGTAGTCTTCAAACGTTGTGGAGTTGATGCCAGAATTTGATGTTTCGATAAGTCTGATGTCAACGGATCCTATTCAATTCATTATTGATTCGGCTTTGCTAATGCTATGGAGGAGCAGGAATTACGGTTCCTCTAATGCTTAGGCAACAAGGAAAGGCAGCAAACGAGTATTCAAAAAAGGAGACACCCGAAACTTCGCGATCGTTGTTGGGATCTCTGGAATGATAGAGATCCATGGCCTGTGATAATCAATACGACCGATATTTCtgaaacaaacagaaaacgaGCGATACAGATTGTGAGTCGATGCCTATCGATATCAATGTTATTATCTCATGATTCTCTTGATTACATTTCATTGCTGGAGTGATGCAGTTCCAGTAATTAAGCAGGAGTGCGCAGTGGAGGTTGCAGCGCACTCGCCCGAAGAGTTTGTGCACAGTTTTCGATGCAGTGAACTCCTGATTACTAGAAGGTCTGAAAGGCACCATCCCACTTCATTCACGGTCATTGCTTCAAAATTCCTACATCGATCTCTAGATTTTGTCTCTGTTAAACACAGGGTTTTATGCAACTCTGGTCAGCAGAGCGCCGTCTGCGTTTTACCATTACGTCAATTATATACTGCTACATTACAAGCTATGGTTTCTGTGCCAAATGACCTATTTCTGAAGGAGTGATTGCAAAAAATGTTAGATTCTGAAGTAGAATGAAGATAGAAGAACTGCGCAATAAACTCcaaattaaaatttcgaaGTGTTGAGATCAATTTTTTGGAGTTTCAGAGAGTAGCACTGTTTTGATGGAAACAAACATTCTAAATAGAAAAAGACAACTCTGAAATGTGCTAACATCATCAAACGAGCCGGATCTCATTCTCTCCAGTGTCTCCTTTAGCCTTTCCTGTACGTCATACTTGTAGGATTCAGAGAACCGGGAGCGGTTGGAGACGTCACCTTCGGCAACTGAATTCGTTCGTTCCACGTTttcttcgtttgttttttcctgaaaaagagCCTTTTGAGAGTAGGAAAATACGCAAAAGTCGTCTTAGATTGACATAAAGTAGATGCATCCGAGGCAAACATAGTGAAAACGCACACTGTCGTCAGCAAAATCAAGTTCTTCTTCTTGCGGTTCTGTGAGCATAAAGGCCCTCATCATCTTGTGAATGACTACACTAAGGAATGAACATTCCTGATCGACTTTCATTGAACCAGGATCGTTATACGTTGTTTACGTGATAACTGATCCACTGCAACGAGTGATATTTGGAAAGCAACGGTATGGGCCGTCTGTCGCTGTGCATGGAAAACATTGCGTGAGCAAGGTGTGTTCTCATCGGCTTTTTCTTTGCGCAAGCGGGCTGAGGGTAGACCAAAGAAGCGGAGAAAAGACtaaatctgcaaaaaagagataaagcGTGAggttatttaaaaacaaaaaaaaacagaatggtGCCAATAATTCCTGTCTCTACGAATCCACTAGTGTTACTTCTACAAAGTGTCTAGGTATGtatgaataaaggataaaaaaggataaagtttctggcgtcaatcaatccgcttgcgatgcgcccccacgttcacttcaattcagaatcgtttgaggtttacgaacgtgtaagtggcctatacaacgatgacttgcggtggctagccgatgtgtcaagtcagtgtttttatccttccagacaagtctggtaccaatttatcgaccccggagggatgaaaggcttggtgagcactagggcggattcgaacctccgatcgattgtgcagtaagcggaacctctagccgctacctTACACCCGCCCCATGTATGAATAAGGTGGTGATTATATCGACATATGTCGCCTggcatttttttacggtattGTTGTTTCAACACTCTCACAATGATCCGCTACGAACTAAAACAGCGCAGTCATTCACTATCTGAAGACTTTTGCTTCACATAATCGTCCCTCAGAAATTGAAGGATCCTCGTGCGCCGACCAACAAATTACGTGAAACCGCGAATTGCGCACTAAGTCAAGTCACCAAGTGTTGAAAGTGTAATGCAGCGATAGAAACACCTTCCAGGTGCCTGAGTTGATCTAATGTGATGCACCTCAGGCAACACTCAACTTTTTGCTTTGGAAAGATGCTATCTACAGAGGagagaagagatgaaaggattccaaattttagagaattttgGAAAAGGACTGTTTCAGCATGAACTCAATTTCCTGATAATGATACGAACAAGAGACTTCAAAACTACTAGAACACTAGGAACTACGCCAGTGTCGTAAACATTCTGGATCTGGGAAGCAGCAGTAGTGAGCGGAAGCGAAGCGTCACCACTCTCTTCGTTGGCCAACGACATCCAGAGACTTTTGTTCGCATTCAAAAGCTGTGTCTGAACTACTATCGTTAAATCATCACAACGAATGCAGATGTCCCTAACAAACTTTCTTCATTCACAGCATCTGCGACCGAACCCGACAGCGCATGCACTCTATCGGCGCCCACACGCACTGCGCCAACTTGGCAACACTGCTATGGTCGTTGTTCTCCTTGAGGAGAGTCAACAACCTTACGATTGCGAACCACCTTCAAATGCGAACACATGAGGAAAAACTTTGATGGATAGAGAGGACCGCTACTTATAATTTGTTCTCGTGAGCTGTTTtgatttagagaaaaataaacgtGCTCAGCCAGAAATGTAGGCAAAAAGGTGACGTCATAAAGAAAATACGTTTCAATACTGTTTGTACTTACACTTGCTTAAAATGAACTTCCCGCGAATTCTTTTTGAACTTCCATGTTATTCCTTCCAAACATTTTTGGCTACTCAtagtaattttcaaaaaaaaaattgaactacaGCACATAATAAGTAATGAAAGAGCAAGAACCCTGCTGCAAAAACTTGGCGAATATACGTAGACTTTTATTGAAATCTTTACTTgtcgttttgaagaaaagaaactactTTAATATGAAGTTATTCAAACCACTAGCATTATCGCATATTGAATCAATTTTGAACAACTGTTATTTGAAACCGACAAATATCTATAAGGTATTCTCATATCGGGTAGGAGCCCACGGTTATTTCTGCCCTCCAGTGATCATTAGGCAAATCACTAAGACTGCAGTACTAATGATTCCCGGTTATTGTTGCAGGTTTGTTTcggtttatttgttgtttcctcgctatttcctagaaaaaaatgccTTGAAGAATTGTTACAGGAATGTTTAGTCCAACGCTAAagttcaaattcaaataagaTCGATATCGATATAAAGCCATCTCACGGATTCTTattaaaattcttcttcacGAAGTGTGCATCTTAAACACGCACAAGCATGGGAAAAGACTGAATCTAGATAAATTCTGGATAAATTTTATTCAGTGAAAACGACAATTCTTCAACAGAGCTTTCGTCATTTCGTCTTTACTGTTTTCGCCCTTCCTCGAAACCATTTTCGCTGTAGTACCACTGAGGACGTTGAGATCATACATATTTCTCGAAGGGGCACAATGTcctattttctttgcttctttctcaTTTGGACTCTAACATTTGTGCCAATCAATAGTCGAAACATAGATGAAgtttaaaaatgaagagtGCAGTGGAgtaaaagcgaagaaaaatcatattaCCTCTACACTACATAGTTCAACAAGCCATAGGTTCAAACAATAGCACAGATGTGTTTCACCGGGCCTTCATGTCCCATTCCGATGAGCGCTTTGTTCTGGAAGCACCGCATTCCTTGAAATGTGCCAGATTTGGGTCTGCTGTGATGTTTCGGACAGATGAGAGAGCGTGAGAgagcgttaaaaaaaagtgtggaaataAGTGGTTGTACATTATCCGAGCGTGgaggaataatttttcttgacGGCATAACCAAGACGTTCTTGGCAGGGTGAACTTCTCCTTTCTTATCTGTCATTGTTTCTTTATGTTGATCTTGAGCAGTTTTTTATAGTcggaggaaaattttcatctcCAATCATCCATCCAGTACTCGCATTGTTCGACATTTTTTAAGATTAGTCCGCGGTTAAGATCTCTTTGGATAGCCACAAGGATTCCGCTGACCAAGTAATATGGAACCTACTGATGATCATACGGAGTCAGGTCCCTTTCATTAAAATTCTGCACGGAGTATATTCGCTGTTGCTGATGTTTTTCCCTGAAAACTAATCAATCGCTGCTTATGACACGTGTAATGAAACGTGTGCATCGACGAACGATTCACAACAAAGTGCACTTGAAAAGCGGTCTCATATCAGTCGAACAATAAAATTCGATTTTTAGTAATTCAgtggaaaaaagagcaaacgaatattttcttttcttgtaagCGGCGCACAAATGAAAGAGTCATTCTGTGGCTGCAAGCCACCACAGAATGACTTCTGAAaactttttcacttcattttattttcacctcGTCTCTCGCAGCGACCCTTCACAAAATCTGTTGTTTGCTTTAAAAGTGTTCCAGCGGGACAATATTGATAACGAGTGTTGACTAtacacaaaaacaatttttgacgTACATTTTTCTAGGTAAGAGTCACTTTCATTTgcgttttcttattttttttttagccagTGAATTAGTTAAAATTCTTCGAGTCCTATCGTTATTGTATCGTTATTGTAAATACACCAGAagctttcatcatttttttttctcgaagacgACTAGTGTTTAAAGGATGTGGAATGCTGCTAAAATCAAACACACCATAACATGTACCTACTCCGGGATCTGCATATAAATCGAAACAAGAGATTATTAGTCAAGTTTTTCTAGCCGTTTCATTCAAAACCAACTCATTTCTTATGCAGCGAAAGGGAAATTAAATATCGCTCCGCTAGCGAAAACTTACATCTTCCATCATTTCTCATGATTTTGCAAATAATTCAGTTTTCATTCCTATAGAGCTGCCTGTGAGTGAGATTATGTTATGAATTTTGACCAACCTTCCATTCCATTTATgaatcaaatttaatttgCATTTTGATTGCATTTGTTTCTGCTGAACATGTAAGTTTATTTACAGATTTGATtttaagaaaacagaaataaagtaTCTACAAAACAGCAACTAATATCACTTCTTCTCTCGATAGGATGCTGTTCACAAAGTGTGCTCTTCCATGGGAATAATGTCGATAGCAAGTATTGACTCTACACAGATAAACAACTTTTGCCTGCATATTTTTCTACAGTAAAGCTTTTTGAGATTTCACAGATGAGCATTAGGGTTTACGTATTCCAAAGTAACTGATTTGCACTGTTCGGAAGTCTTACTATTTATGAATAAGATCATTTGGAGACTATTTTTTAGACTTGCTCTATAAAAGACTTTCTGCTATAAGAAGTCAAAAAATTCACTTGTGAATATGAACCATAACCACCTGCAAATATTTTATGTAgagattttgaagaattcgAATGCCAAGTTTTCGACAAGTTGAAGTTTTGTAGAGAACTGTAGGGAATATCGCATTTGAAGCAAAATCATGAATGCTTAGTGAATACTCTCACATACGTGTCCGTGCTTCTTCGAGTCATAAAGATCGTTTCCGTTATGTGATACGGATGAAAGTGAAAGTGTCAGGACTTGAATCTTTGAGGATAATCTTTACCCAACACAATTGGCTTTTCCTTGTCAAACAAACTTTCCTCAGATGTTGTCGTCTTTGTCGCTGTTACACAGCAGTGAGCCAATGTGTCAATTTTTCGGTCAATTCCAGTTGTAATCGCAGGCTACAAAAACATAATGCGAACCAGCTGAGCTGTTTTGTATTAAGcaacttgaaaagaaaataaatctggtaaaaaggtgaaaaaaaacagtgagaagTTAATGGAATTTTATGGTAAAAAGTTACAATAGATGAGACTCAGAATAATGTCTTTGGCACATTGCTACAGTTTTTTACGACACCAAATCATCCCAATGCAGGTACAACGATTGATTGGGCAGCCAGTTTGTGTTGGGCAATCACAGTAAGtggaaattgagaaatttcgaGTAGAGCAATAGAATGTATCCGAAAAATCTATAACCAGGCAGCAGAACGTATGAAATATCCCAGAGAAAATCAATATCGCCAAACGGAAACGAAACGGCGATCATTCAGATTCGGTTTATTGTCGTTTATTTAATCGCTGGATACGGCACAGTGAACGTCATAGTCAGTTACCTGAGAATTTTTCCTGTACAAGAGCGCCGCTTAAAGCTGCCGCCTGAAATAAAGTTTCTCCAGAACTCCTTTAGTATTCaaagaaacaaacgaaaaaatttcGTGTTGAATTTTTGATAAACCTTCGCATGATGGTGGCTGTGTATGTGTTTCTCTGAGTCGAACCGTACAGACGATTGTTACGATCCTTTTTCTTGGGTTACGTTTCGTTGAGTTCACCTTAAAAGATCAGAAAGGTAAAtccagaagagaaaagaaaagaaagtctgCATCGTAAGATTCACCAGTGATACTTCAGATGTGTCgagcaatttaatttttatcgtctcatctttttatttccagcTTAAAATGTATGTGCACAAGCGCGTTTGCTTGTCGATATGTTGGTCTCCACGAGCACGGTTTTTCCTCATCCATACAAACCAGATCTCTCTCGAAACTGCAATTTGTGAATCGCACAGTTGTGTGATTATTTAGGTGGCTGCATTCATTCGCTTAGTACGCAGGCTAATATTCTGCTGCCACCTGTTTATgcagccgttgttgtggcgGTTTAATTTTGTGGTAGGCGCTACCGGAACTGTACTACTACCTAGCCTTGTCCCACCAGTTCACTGAGCATGTGCAGCTAGGGTTTCCTCCTTTTGTATGGATTTTTGTTCGGATGTCACGGATTCCTCATATGTTCTCTTATTCATCCCTGATTTTGCAGTTCGTATCTCCTCTTcctactgttttttctttgttcttgttGAATAACTCACTTACAGGAGATGAAACTACTCGTTTTGGTCTTAGTGTTTGTGTTGGTGGTCGAAGCTGCAGTGGACaagaagaaaagcgaaaagaagGAGGCCACTAGTGCGAAGAAGGAAgatgcaaagaagaaaaccgacgcgaaaaaggaaacgaatGTGAAAAAGGAGGATACAAAGAAAAAGGCCGAAACGAAGAAAAGTTCGTTCTCGTTCGTTGGCAAAGACACGTGGGGCGAAGAGTCGTTGAAGATGTGCTACAAGAAGCAGCCGTTGCCGGAAGGTAAATCCAATAGaacacctgtttttttttctggaatttcgttctggTATTCTGTGTATTTCATGCCGGATGTCTGTTTTTCTGGACCTAGTCATGAAGAGAACGAGTTGAAAAATTGCAGCGATTTGTAAGAAAGTGTTATGAATATTTCAGACTACAAGTGCTACGTGTACTACTTTAACTACGAGCCAGTTTATGTAGATCCACTGAGCACGAATCCTATCATCatcatctatcgtcgattcatTCCTAAGAAGTTCATCGACGACTTTTTGTATGACGTtgaaagaaagcagaaaaggaAATCTGAGGTGAGAATTATTGTAGATTCCCGGTGAAAGTATAAAGATACAGATATTTGACTTGTGAGAATGAGCAATATTCTACATATTCTACGGTATGCTTTGGTACAGTATCTAGATGAGCAGAATCAAGGCTCTTTCGATATTTTAAATCATGTTCATTGAGTTCTGTGCGAAATGTTATGAAGGACGAAGTAGAGGGAGACCTTGCGAGGTGAAGCACCAGTGATATCACGGGTTACTCAAATTTCTTGGAACTCTGCTGCTCGGTGTTCCACTAGATCTACTGAACTCTGATCAGCATTAGAGatgtaaaaaataacagattctgacttttattttcattcactttactctttttttatttttagattacAGAACCTTCTCTTGCTgatccttttctcttttgtttttttttatatgtcATTACTATTGCTGTCTCTTGAGTAGCCCAAGTCTTCAAAAGAAAGACACCGAGGTTGGAGTTTGCTACTGACCCGCTGATGACGGGAGTACACGTAaacgtttttcttccaacGCTTCAGCAGTGATTATCGATGGAGCAGTAGTCCAGCCGTGGCTCAGATACGATGATAGCCCGGCCGCACAGAAATTAAAGGGTCTCgaatcattttgaaaacaatacctttcttctttttctttttttgtgaactaaGGAGTGTAGTGTTCACATAGTTCCATAGAACCTACCCAAAATCCTCTATATCCTTCTCTGCAATGGAACGTTCTGGAAATACGGTGCTGTAGGAGAGCAAGAAAATCCACCCACATAAAAACCAGCTTTGTAAAGTGAAGTATATTACGCTCCAGTATATCTGCTTTAGTGTCTTCAGTTTGGACTTCTAGGGAATAGCGGAGGTCCAAAGCAGAGAAGAAACGACAGAAACAgacgaaaagtgggattttgaAAGATTGTGCTGCTGTAATGTACGATCGGAGTTCGTCTGTTCAAATACAATAGAACATCATAAAATCCAGATATTGCTTAGTTTAATCTCGGTTCTATTGGCTTAGGTTCTTTTCTCGCAGCAAAATGTTCAAATTAAAGGGAAACCAATATTTCACGCAATGATCAAGATCGCACGAGTgagtagaaaaagaataagtCAGCAATTTTGCATTGttgatttattctttttctactaAACGATAAACTATGAACGACTTTTCGATGGAACTCAAAATGACGAATATTAGGAGATATGAATAgttctggaatttttattttgagacCGGATGAAAGCGAACGACGGTGGCTGACGGTGTCGCAGCGTGAACATCGGTTTTTCAACTCTCACATTTAGTATTGTACTCTCCAGTACATTCTTGGAagtatttactttttttccttatttcagtGGATACAAAGAAAACCTAATGAAGGTTTACTCACTAAATTCTGAAGCTTACACTTCAATCGAGTAACAAGAGGAAtcgcttttttctgcttagtACGTGGGGACCGAtaggaattcaaaaaagaacggacaggaaaaaaaactgaagtttaTGTAATTTCATGAAAGGACATGACAAAATTCATATTAAGTAATTCATATTAAACAAACCGAAGGGAAATCTGTCAGCATAGTCACTCGAAAATCCAGTTTCCACAAGTAACAAGGAAAAGATTGGATTTTAAGTTAGATTCAGATGAGTTGCTGACTTTCTAATTGGAGGAAATAGATCCAGTGGTTCAATAAAATCTTCTGAGACACAGCAAAAAGAGGAACAAACAGATCATTCCGATTTTGTACGTGTGATAAGCAGTATCTGGAGTTTTGCTATGTTTTTGGcgtcctttttttaaactttttcttgcatttatcagTGCGCTTATCGCTGTGAAAGTTGGGTGGGAATCCAGGAttgaaagaacaaattaaGGTTCAATTTAAAACTTGTTGTTCTGCAACCGGGTATGATAACGGGATTTCAGAAGAAGGACGATGAAAACTTCATGGCCGAATACATCAGGAATTTCCAAAGAAGAATTGCTAACGAAACGACTGTTTCGCACAAAAGCATGAGCGGAGTAGCGAGAGTGTTTCGCAGAACACAGGCACTCATCCCTATGCTCAACTTCTCGAACAGTGGACCATGGCAGGTTAGTGTAGAGATAACGTTATCCCTCTTACTTGCACCGGTGAAAGATTCCGTCTCCTGGAAAATGACTCGGGTCCGTAAATTCAGGCCTTCCATCCATGAGCTAGTAATATGAGCTAATAGATTTCCCTGTTTTAGGTGCTATCGTACAAGAAAGGTGGTCATCATTCACCACATTACGACTACATAACCTATTCTTCACCAGACCAGTACAGTCGAACTACACGTAAGAACGGAAATCGCTTCGTGACATTTGCACTAACTCTGAAGGCTGCAGATATCGGAGGAGGTGAATTCATATTTATAGCCCTATAAAAGTTACAATGCGGTGCGCaactgcttatttttttaacagcAATCTTGTTGTTAATGTTGATTATAGCGACTttcaacttaaaggcatcaccccacgaatctgaggtggtgcaaatttcaggtggagtattcgtatacgggatgggagactacggaaaagggagtgattccgtccatttcttgctaattgccgtaaaaaacggcccggaagatgcggtatCGAGCGTTCGGGGGCGCTACTTTTGaggcgagttcgattggagcgcaccagccttgtgcacgggccgcatcttccgggccgtttttttttacggcagttaggaagaaatggacagaatcactctccttcccacaatctacgaccccgtataggcatgaCCAACCTGGAACcggcaccacctcagattcgtggtgtgatgcctttaaatgtcaAGTTTTTGAGGAAACACATTTCCGAGTGGTTCGCAAACCCCAACTATTCATAAACCCGAAAACAGGATTCAAGATACTATATTGAGGCAATCGAATTGCAATGTTTTCAAAAGCGCAGGGTTTGCAAGCGTCACCTTTTAGCGGCTTACGATCGGCAAGTTGAAAAAACCCAAAATACTAATGCTAGCTTAGTTGACTCCCTCCATAACTCCGTTTATACGAAATAGCGGCAACTTCCTGCGGGTCATTTTAGTCCAACGCTGCTGGTCTGATGAACTGCTTTGGTCATCACcatcatttgttttcttttcttttctaattgatgtgttttattttattttaatatttattgggTTACTATTCATTATTCACTTTATATTATTACGAACTTACTtttattaatataattttcAATAACCGCATTATTGAACGTTTTTTGCcaatattgtttatttgttttttttaaacttatttttaatAGACTACCTGCAACGTATATTACGCTCGCTTTCCTACGAACGGCATGAGGCGGTAGAATGTTCACGAATTATTGTCAGCCGATTCTGGGCGTGGAAtccattttttaaacgttCAATAAACCTTGAGTTATCTTTCCGGTCATATGATTCAGGTAATGCACCACCTGcgtaattattttaataatatttttttaaacagctaTGAGTGATGTGTTTCTGAGCGCCTGACCTATTTTCCCCCAAATTATTGGTCGTTCTGGCTAGTaacttctcgattttttttccagaaactatATTCGTATATGCGAACCAAACGGCGGAACTAGAGGCAGGCGACGCGTTGCTCTTCACGCTCATAAACAAAGACATGACTCCGGTAAGGCACTTGGTAATTGTCAATTTACAATTGACTTGCAAGTAGGAagtataagaaataaaataatgtgcgcaaagtgcacggcgttgatcaatccctccGGAATGCACACGAGTTCAATCGAGAACCGCTTGAGGTGTATGGTCGCACGTGCACCCTGAGAATGACTTCAAAGGGCCAGTCAATTTCtctagtcagtgtttttatccttccagacaagtccaGTAGCAATTTATTACCCCAGGGGAGAAGAAGCGCCTGGTAAGTCCAGAGCTGTTTCGAACTGCCGACCGTGCAGTTGTAGCCTAACTTCATGCCAACTACTACTTCTAAGCATGGGCACAACgctccctttcttttttactttcagtGAAATGGTAATGGCCAATGATTttgaagataaataaaaacttaaaGTTTATGCAGTTCCCAAGTATGGAATCTCTAACGAATTAGCTACTTTCGAGTTATAAACAACTCTCATTGAGTTACTATCCTATACATGTCTGATTTGGAATACAGCAcaggaaaaaccaaaaagtcgGATGAGTCGGATAAGTCAACACACAACGGACACACAACCTATCGAGCGTCTCAAGACAGTCTCAGGGTCCAACTCGGTGTCAACCTCCGAAATCTCCATTTCTTGCTCAGCGGTTCAGATTAGCGTAGAAAGTTACAACTAAGTTTACG is a window encoding:
- a CDS encoding hypothetical protein (NECATOR_CHRX.G26602.T1); amino-acid sequence: MMRAFMLTEPQEEELDFADDSEKTNEENVERTNSVAEGDVSNRSRFSESYKYDVQERLKETLERMRSGSFDDTVCLPASIPNVVLNEVLQCCFKKKVSPHESGEVQVSAG
- a CDS encoding hypothetical protein (NECATOR_CHRX.G26602.T2) gives rise to the protein MKVDQECSFLSVVIHKMMRAFMLTEPQEEELDFADDSEKTNEENVERTNSVAEGDVSNRSRFSESYKYDVQERLKETLERMRSGSFDDTVCLPASIPNVVLNEVLQCCFKKKASEVHGLHR
- a CDS encoding hypothetical protein (NECATOR_CHRX.G26603.T2), with amino-acid sequence MKLLVLVLVFVLVVEAAVDKKKSEKKEATSAKKEDAKKKTDAKKETNVKKEDTKKKAETKKSSFSFVGKDTWGEESLKMCYKKQPLPEDYKCYVYYFNYEPVYVDPLSTNPIIIIYRRFIPKKFIDDFLYDVERKQKRKSEKKDDENFMAEYIRNFQRRIANETTVSHKSMSGVARVFRRTQALIPMLNFSNSGPWQVLSYKKGGHHSPHYDYITYSSPDQYSRTTRKNGNRFVTFALTLKAADIGGETIFVYANQTAELEAGDALLFTLINKDMTPTSPVAIYYPRGEEAPESPDSGGKPDTVEPDRKGLQESYRPPKRKRTRMVICTYNARTLVSEAAIEDLMMQAEKIKYDVIGLTETRRRHPLNAV
- a CDS encoding hypothetical protein (NECATOR_CHRX.G26603.T1), encoding MKLLVLVLVFVLVVEAAVDKKKSEKKEATSAKKEDAKKKTDAKKETNVKKEDTKKKAETKKSSFSFVGKDTWGEESLKMCYKKQPLPEDYKCYVYYFNYEPVYVDPLSTNPIIIIYRRFIPKKFIDDFLYDVERKQKRKSEKKDDENFMAEYIRNFQRRIANETTVSHKSMSGVARVFRRTQALIPMLNFSNSGPWQVLSYKKGGHHSPHYDYITYSSPDQYSRTTRKNGNRFVTFALTLKAADIGGETIFVYANQTAELEAGDALLFTLINKDMTPESYRPPKRKRTRMVICTYNARTLVSEAAIEDLMMQAEKIKYDVIGLTETRRRHPLNAV